A part of bacterium genomic DNA contains:
- a CDS encoding aminopeptidase P family protein codes for MRRIVFFATLCLAVFFSAAAAQAIHPEHGRDLVEPQVYRGMQAYMLEKRFDAWIFTGQGAFDDAAREVLGLSGSTRHRWFIVLPGMATIKRPCLVYHPDDEKVFSGIKMYPLPYRSRAELEKQFTGYLYTFVRKAALNYSAGYNVPDLDQAGAGVVEWLKGMTFEVIPTGSMLSFFNTRWMLGHVDSHRAAAAALDSVLGRSVLWLGDRLAAGKKTTDRDLARQVESGLKKAGLESVAPVSVRLDSLTRTELASPDRKQPLVITRGSLIYLEASARPRKAELPMFARLGWTLVADTAANASLTGQWTAIVAAAQAALDCLEQGMGPGHEVLGYQVDDTARALLGAPDLLPRPLGFNLNPWGHSFGVQLDDWLAHDDREVMPGMGFSLEPGVWTTNYALRMCNNLFISAGPDNKHTVDLSAPLQRKIIPLLAGEKGLKEAFAAPVQ; via the coding sequence ATGCGCCGGATAGTCTTTTTCGCCACGCTGTGCCTCGCCGTTTTCTTTTCCGCCGCCGCCGCTCAGGCGATCCACCCGGAGCATGGCCGCGACCTGGTCGAGCCCCAGGTGTACCGGGGCATGCAGGCCTACATGCTGGAAAAGCGGTTCGACGCCTGGATTTTCACGGGCCAGGGGGCGTTCGACGACGCCGCGCGGGAGGTCCTGGGCCTGTCCGGGTCCACGCGCCACCGTTGGTTCATCGTGTTGCCCGGCATGGCCACGATCAAGCGTCCCTGCCTGGTCTACCATCCGGATGACGAGAAGGTTTTCAGCGGCATCAAGATGTACCCGCTGCCCTACCGCAGCCGGGCCGAGCTGGAGAAGCAATTCACCGGCTACCTTTACACTTTCGTGCGCAAGGCGGCGCTCAATTATTCAGCCGGTTACAACGTGCCGGACCTGGACCAGGCCGGCGCGGGCGTGGTGGAATGGCTGAAAGGGATGACTTTCGAGGTGATCCCGACCGGCTCGATGCTGTCGTTTTTCAACACGCGCTGGATGCTGGGGCATGTGGATTCGCACCGCGCGGCCGCGGCTGCGCTGGATTCGGTGCTCGGACGGAGCGTGCTCTGGCTGGGAGACCGTCTGGCCGCGGGCAAAAAGACCACGGACCGGGACCTGGCCCGTCAGGTGGAGAGCGGCTTGAAAAAAGCGGGCCTGGAGAGCGTGGCTCCGGTGAGCGTGCGCCTGGATAGCCTGACCCGCACCGAGTTGGCTTCGCCGGACCGGAAGCAGCCCCTGGTGATAACCCGCGGCAGCCTGATCTACCTGGAGGCCTCCGCCCGTCCCCGCAAGGCCGAGTTACCGATGTTCGCCCGCCTGGGCTGGACCCTGGTGGCCGATACGGCCGCCAACGCGTCGCTGACCGGGCAGTGGACGGCTATCGTAGCGGCGGCGCAGGCGGCCCTGGACTGTCTGGAGCAAGGGATGGGCCCGGGGCACGAGGTGCTTGGCTATCAGGTGGACGATACGGCGCGGGCGCTGCTGGGCGCGCCGGATTTGCTTCCACGGCCGCTGGGGTTCAACCTCAACCCGTGGGGCCATTCCTTCGGCGTGCAGCTTGACGACTGGCTGGCCCACGATGACCGGGAGGTGATGCCCGGGATGGGGTTCAGCCTGGAGCCGGGTGTCTGGACCACGAATTACGCCCTGCGCATGTGCAACAACCTGTTCATTTCCGCCGGGCCGGACAATAAGCACACCGTGGACCTGAGCGCTCCGCTGCAGCGGAAAATAATCCCGCTGCTGGCCGGGGAGAAAGGCTTGAAAGAGGCGTTCGCGGCCCCGGTGCAGTGA
- a CDS encoding carbohydrate-binding family 9-like protein — protein MNRTVWSATCAVLVCLALSGACGVKAPAGPEKDSLADGTPRKGLVCHQAQQSPTVDGWLDDWQGADSLLLDDTSAVADPNRVKIFTLWDRNYLYVGYEVQDHYLVGLQSERDHKALYKDDMIEVLIDPRRDCTDKWLEDDIVYHVNVLGQVKDDRGTPEGASDAAWQSQGQWAVGHEGTLNDSTDLDQGFSVELAIPWKEIGVTPRPGATVGINFAAGDAEGPEEHLWDWCGAHPFRQPAVYGVLRLE, from the coding sequence GTGAACAGGACTGTCTGGAGTGCTACCTGCGCCGTACTGGTTTGTCTCGCCCTGTCGGGCGCTTGCGGTGTGAAAGCTCCGGCCGGGCCGGAGAAGGACAGCCTGGCCGACGGCACACCGCGCAAGGGCCTGGTCTGCCATCAGGCGCAGCAGTCGCCCACGGTGGACGGCTGGCTGGATGACTGGCAGGGGGCCGACTCGCTTCTGCTGGATGACACCTCCGCAGTGGCCGACCCCAACCGGGTAAAAATTTTCACCCTCTGGGACCGGAATTACCTGTACGTGGGCTACGAGGTGCAGGACCATTACTTAGTCGGGCTCCAGTCCGAGCGCGACCACAAGGCCCTGTACAAGGACGACATGATCGAGGTGCTGATAGACCCGCGGCGCGACTGCACGGACAAATGGCTGGAGGACGACATAGTCTACCACGTGAACGTCCTGGGCCAGGTCAAAGACGACCGCGGCACGCCCGAGGGCGCCAGCGACGCCGCCTGGCAGAGCCAGGGCCAGTGGGCGGTGGGCCACGAGGGGACGCTGAACGACTCGACCGACCTGGACCAGGGGTTCAGCGTGGAGCTGGCGATCCCCTGGAAGGAGATCGGCGTTACGCCCCGGCCCGGTGCAACGGTGGGTATAAATTTTGCAGCCGGAGATGCCGAGGGGCCGGAAGAGCACCTGTGGGACTGGTGCGGGGCCCACCCCTTCCGTCAGCCCGCTGTCTACGGCGTGCTGCGGCTCGAATGA
- a CDS encoding HIT domain-containing protein has protein sequence MKIDKHLVIPGKLGYVRGAKPKVDCILCSIRDRDSRVVSLEVHRGRLMLVSLNLFPYNPGHLMIFPLRHLTDLRQFNREEVLEMHRLQKNCMGVLDELYSPAGFNVGYNIGPTSGASIEHIHCHLVPRHRNELGLLEMISQGTRVLVEDPHETLAKLRATFERRGLVSEP, from the coding sequence ATGAAGATCGACAAGCACCTGGTCATTCCTGGAAAACTGGGCTACGTCCGGGGCGCCAAGCCCAAGGTGGACTGCATACTCTGCTCGATCCGGGACCGCGACAGCCGGGTGGTCTCGCTGGAGGTGCACCGCGGCCGCCTGATGCTGGTGTCGCTGAACCTGTTTCCCTACAACCCCGGCCACCTGATGATTTTTCCGCTGCGCCACCTGACCGACCTCAGGCAGTTCAACCGCGAGGAGGTGCTGGAAATGCACCGCCTGCAGAAAAACTGCATGGGGGTGCTGGACGAGCTTTACAGCCCGGCCGGGTTCAACGTGGGTTACAATATTGGCCCGACCAGCGGGGCGAGCATCGAGCATATCCACTGCCACCTGGTGCCGCGCCACCGCAACGAGCTCGGTCTGCTGGAGATGATCAGCCAGGGCACGCGCGTGCTGGTGGAGGACCCCCACGAGACCCTGGCCAAGCTGCGCGCCACATTCGAGCGCCGCGGTCTGGTATCCGAACCGTAG
- a CDS encoding arginine repressor, translating to MADEKRRRRSLILKLVANEPISNQGSLLDRLGKLGIETTQATISRDIRDLGLVKVADGSGVYRYVSRREQGWSTPVAEGAVCSVEFSANLIVVRTRSGFAQSVAAAVDSLNWPEVLGTVGGDDTVLVVLRDSEHTGGVITRFRSLFSIEH from the coding sequence ATGGCGGATGAAAAACGGCGACGTCGCAGCCTGATCCTCAAGCTGGTGGCCAACGAACCGATCTCCAACCAGGGCAGCCTGCTCGACCGCCTGGGAAAGCTGGGGATCGAGACCACCCAGGCCACGATTTCGCGTGACATACGTGACCTGGGCCTGGTCAAGGTGGCGGACGGCTCAGGGGTCTACCGCTACGTGTCCCGGCGCGAGCAGGGCTGGAGCACGCCGGTGGCCGAGGGCGCGGTCTGCTCGGTGGAATTCTCGGCCAACCTGATCGTGGTCCGGACCCGCTCCGGGTTCGCGCAGTCCGTGGCCGCGGCGGTCGACTCGCTCAACTGGCCCGAGGTGTTGGGCACAGTGGGCGGGGATGACACGGTGCTGGTGGTGCTGCGCGACAGCGAGCACACGGGCGGGGTAATCACACGCTTCCGTTCTCTGTTCTCGATCGAGCACTGA
- the argC gene encoding N-acetyl-gamma-glutamyl-phosphate reductase: protein MDRKIKVGVYGATGYTGFELLKLLLGHPRVSLEFITSETYQGKRFSQVFPCAIDKELVASEKADPSGVEAVFTCLPHTTAMQTIARIDRPDLKIIDLSADFRFEDPAVYQQWYGTTHTAPQLLSASCYGLPELFRSRIARSRIVGNPGCYTTSVILPAAPLVAGNLLEPGCEILADSKSGVTGAGRKAELAYNFCEVDENILPYKVGRQHRHVGEMESVLGALAGDNSLRVVFTPQLAPWSRGILSNLYLRTEAPAARIRAAIEEAYRGEPFVRVLPEGQAAHLNWVRGNNLCVIGVHPVPGTRTVVISSAIDNLIKGASGQALQNFNLVFGLEETTGLAIPSVRA, encoded by the coding sequence GTGGACAGAAAGATCAAAGTGGGTGTCTACGGGGCTACCGGCTACACCGGGTTCGAGCTGCTCAAGCTGTTGCTCGGCCATCCGCGGGTGAGCCTCGAATTCATCACCAGTGAGACCTACCAGGGGAAGAGATTTTCACAGGTCTTCCCCTGCGCCATCGATAAAGAGCTGGTCGCCAGTGAGAAAGCCGACCCCTCCGGCGTGGAGGCGGTGTTCACCTGCCTGCCGCACACCACGGCCATGCAGACCATCGCCCGCATCGACCGTCCTGACCTCAAGATTATCGACCTGAGCGCCGATTTCCGCTTCGAGGACCCCGCGGTCTACCAGCAGTGGTACGGCACGACGCACACGGCGCCCCAGCTCTTGAGCGCCAGTTGTTACGGCCTGCCCGAGCTGTTCCGCAGCCGTATCGCCCGCAGCCGCATCGTGGGCAACCCCGGCTGCTACACCACCAGCGTGATCCTGCCCGCCGCCCCGCTGGTGGCGGGCAACCTGCTCGAGCCTGGCTGCGAGATACTGGCCGACTCGAAGAGCGGGGTCACCGGCGCGGGACGGAAGGCCGAGCTGGCCTACAATTTCTGCGAGGTGGATGAGAACATCCTGCCCTACAAGGTGGGCCGCCAGCACCGCCACGTGGGCGAGATGGAGTCCGTGCTGGGCGCCCTGGCCGGCGACAACAGCCTCCGGGTGGTGTTCACCCCCCAGCTCGCCCCCTGGAGCCGCGGCATCCTGTCCAACCTCTACCTGCGGACCGAGGCCCCGGCGGCCAGGATTCGGGCCGCCATCGAGGAGGCCTACCGCGGCGAGCCGTTCGTGCGGGTCCTGCCCGAGGGCCAGGCCGCCCACCTGAACTGGGTGCGCGGCAACAACCTTTGCGTGATCGGCGTGCACCCGGTGCCCGGCACGCGCACCGTGGTCATCTCCTCGGCCATCGACAATCTGATCAAGGGCGCCTCGGGCCAGGCGCTGCAGAATTTCAACCTGGTGTTCGGCCTGGAGGAAACCACCGGGCTGGCTATCCCAAGCGTGAGGGCCTGA
- the argB gene encoding acetylglutamate kinase, giving the protein MVLKIGGGEVDSPEFLERMSTVVAALKRPLVIVHGAGKEIGRLLEKLALEVRFVEGLRVTDDKAIEVVEMVLSGLVNKRIVGALQLKGLKALGLSGRDLGLIKAKKMTQPAGLGHVGEPGIVNALLLNRMLELGWLPVVSPVSQDEAGAVLNINADHVAQKVALGLKAAELVFLSNVPAVLEGDHEIGALSGADAEKLIKMGIITGGMLPKVRSALSALEGGVQKVLITDISGMERYLAGKVVATMITK; this is encoded by the coding sequence ATGGTCCTGAAAATCGGGGGCGGCGAGGTGGACAGCCCCGAGTTCCTGGAACGCATGAGCACGGTGGTGGCCGCCCTCAAGCGGCCGCTGGTGATCGTGCACGGCGCGGGCAAGGAGATCGGCCGCCTGCTGGAAAAGCTCGCTCTGGAGGTGCGCTTTGTCGAGGGCCTGCGCGTCACCGATGACAAGGCCATCGAGGTGGTGGAAATGGTCCTGAGCGGCCTGGTCAACAAGCGCATCGTGGGCGCGCTGCAGCTCAAGGGCCTCAAGGCGCTGGGCCTTTCGGGACGCGACCTGGGCCTGATCAAGGCCAAGAAGATGACCCAGCCGGCCGGGCTGGGCCATGTGGGCGAACCGGGCATAGTCAACGCCCTGCTGCTCAACCGCATGCTCGAGCTGGGCTGGCTGCCCGTGGTCTCGCCGGTCAGCCAGGATGAGGCCGGCGCCGTGCTCAACATCAACGCCGACCATGTGGCCCAGAAAGTCGCCCTGGGGCTCAAGGCGGCCGAGCTGGTGTTCCTCTCCAACGTGCCCGCAGTGCTGGAGGGCGACCACGAGATCGGCGCGCTCAGCGGCGCGGATGCCGAAAAACTGATCAAGATGGGGATCATCACAGGCGGCATGCTGCCCAAGGTGCGCTCGGCCCTGAGCGCCCTGGAGGGCGGAGTGCAGAAAGTGCTGATCACCGACATCAGCGGTATGGAACGCTATCTGGCCGGCAAGGTCGTGGCCACGATGATCACGAAATAG